In the Hordeum vulgare subsp. vulgare chromosome 7H, MorexV3_pseudomolecules_assembly, whole genome shotgun sequence genome, one interval contains:
- the LOC123408143 gene encoding DNA repair RAD52-like protein 2, chloroplastic codes for MEAIPACSSASLARTLASLPLPRSRVRMRVPERRGKGRAVVVAAASTGNYLVPLDAAPWGITRPLVEILRDLNKRVLETIVLPASHRAFASEPFIPWYHANRMLSFYAPGEPRPIC; via the exons ATGGAAGCCATTCCCGCCTGCTCCTCGGCCTCCCTCGCGCGGACCCTTGCTTCCTTGCCGCTCCCCCGCAGCCGAGTGCGCATGCGCGTGCCAGAGCGGCGGGGGAAGGGGAGGGCGGTGGTGGTCGCGGCGGCCTCCACGGGCAACTATTTGGTCCCGCTGGACGCCGCGCCGTGGGGGATCACGCGCCCGCTCGTCGAGATCCTCCGCGACCTCAACAAGCGCGTCCTTGAGACCATCGTCCTCCCTGCATCCCACCGCGCCTTCGCCTCCGAACCCTTCATCCCATG GTACCACGCCAACCGGATGCTCAGCTTCTACGCCCCCGGTGAGCCTCGCCCCATTTGCTGA